In Streptomyces sp. NBC_00433, a single genomic region encodes these proteins:
- a CDS encoding restriction endonuclease translates to MTRRSNSGPIGVWAEMQRQQQRQQEAQVRARAQQQRERERRQRAHERDMARQTREQQAAYRQHQEADALRRTEELDARVEALSRLLATGSRAPAFRTAALLRSERLEPFAPGALARPVPMPDPQRYQAPAQGGWGRAARRAQEEAQAHYARDLAAAQAAEAQRQQQLAAYRQQYDQWAAARLAEIRRHNTGVGQLAAALRTGDREAVAQYSSAALYSSTAWPEDMPRQVDAAYDPGARQLVLNWELPGYAVVPEVKSVRYMPTADRFKETARPVTQRRALYRDLLAQCVLLALRDVFAADESGALESVALNGFVDDHDPATGREARIFLAAVTATRSAFDALDLARLSAVDCLVDGFGGRLSARPESCAAVRPVRLPEDVGAGAVSEAAAPQVPAARESAALDSADGDEPNLYAMDPLEFELLVAELFRAMGMEAVTTQRSGDGGVDVDAVDPTPIRGGTIVVQVKRYRHTVQPTAVRDLYGTVQHTGANKGVLVTTSRFGPGSQAFARGKPLELVSGEQLVELLHQHGLRGRLGPTERPPVPAAPPTPDHNVLGVSWSGTVVLDVCALVCQGGNILSDDHFVFYNNPRTPDGTVTAIPPTAPDKAALRVAFDALPDRADRLVLATAIDPTVNPDADLSGFTRAGIRLLDGSAAELGRLEVSDGRPGETALVLGSFRRRAGGDWDFVAGGKGYPGGLEALIRDYGVDVA, encoded by the coding sequence ATGACTCGTCGCTCCAACAGCGGTCCGATCGGCGTCTGGGCCGAGATGCAGCGTCAGCAGCAGCGGCAGCAGGAGGCGCAGGTCCGGGCGCGGGCCCAGCAGCAGCGGGAGCGGGAGCGGCGACAGCGCGCCCACGAGCGGGACATGGCCCGGCAGACCCGCGAGCAGCAGGCCGCCTACCGGCAGCACCAGGAGGCCGACGCCCTGCGCCGCACCGAGGAGCTGGACGCCCGCGTCGAGGCGCTGAGCCGCCTGCTGGCCACCGGGAGCCGCGCCCCGGCCTTCCGTACGGCCGCGCTGCTGCGCTCCGAGCGGCTCGAACCCTTCGCCCCCGGTGCGCTCGCCCGGCCCGTGCCGATGCCCGACCCGCAGCGCTACCAGGCGCCGGCGCAGGGCGGTTGGGGCCGGGCGGCCCGGCGGGCGCAGGAGGAGGCGCAGGCGCACTACGCCCGCGACCTGGCCGCCGCACAGGCCGCCGAGGCGCAGCGGCAGCAGCAACTGGCCGCCTACCGGCAGCAGTACGACCAGTGGGCGGCGGCCCGGCTCGCCGAGATCCGCCGGCACAACACCGGGGTCGGGCAGCTGGCGGCCGCCCTGCGCACCGGGGACCGGGAGGCGGTCGCGCAGTACTCCTCCGCCGCCCTCTACTCCTCCACCGCGTGGCCCGAGGACATGCCGCGCCAGGTGGACGCCGCCTACGACCCGGGCGCGCGGCAACTGGTGCTGAACTGGGAGCTGCCCGGTTACGCCGTCGTCCCCGAGGTGAAGTCGGTGCGCTACATGCCGACCGCCGACCGTTTCAAGGAGACGGCCCGCCCCGTCACGCAGCGCCGGGCGCTCTACCGCGACCTGCTCGCCCAGTGCGTGCTGCTGGCGCTGCGCGACGTCTTCGCGGCGGACGAGTCCGGCGCCCTGGAGTCGGTCGCGCTGAACGGCTTCGTGGACGACCACGACCCCGCGACCGGCCGCGAGGCCCGTATCTTCCTGGCCGCCGTGACCGCCACCCGCAGCGCCTTCGACGCGCTCGACCTGGCGCGGCTGAGCGCGGTGGACTGCCTGGTCGACGGCTTCGGCGGCCGGCTCTCCGCCCGCCCCGAGAGCTGCGCCGCCGTACGCCCGGTCCGGCTCCCCGAGGACGTGGGCGCCGGAGCCGTGTCCGAGGCCGCCGCGCCGCAGGTCCCCGCCGCCCGGGAATCCGCCGCCCTGGATTCCGCGGACGGCGACGAGCCCAACCTCTACGCCATGGACCCGCTGGAATTCGAGCTGCTGGTCGCCGAGCTCTTCCGCGCCATGGGCATGGAGGCGGTCACCACCCAGCGCTCGGGCGACGGCGGGGTCGACGTGGACGCGGTCGACCCGACCCCGATACGCGGCGGCACGATCGTCGTGCAGGTCAAGCGCTACCGCCACACCGTCCAGCCCACCGCGGTCCGCGACCTCTACGGCACCGTCCAGCACACCGGCGCCAACAAGGGCGTCCTGGTCACGACCTCCCGCTTCGGCCCCGGCTCGCAGGCCTTCGCCCGCGGCAAGCCGCTGGAGCTGGTCTCCGGCGAGCAGCTGGTCGAGCTGCTGCACCAGCACGGCCTGCGCGGCCGCCTCGGCCCCACCGAGCGGCCGCCGGTGCCCGCGGCCCCGCCGACGCCCGACCACAACGTGCTGGGCGTGTCCTGGTCCGGCACGGTCGTCCTCGACGTCTGCGCCCTGGTCTGCCAGGGCGGCAACATCCTGAGCGACGACCACTTCGTCTTCTACAACAACCCCCGCACCCCCGACGGCACCGTCACCGCGATCCCGCCGACCGCCCCCGACAAGGCGGCCCTGCGGGTGGCCTTCGACGCCCTCCCCGACCGGGCCGACCGCCTCGTGCTGGCCACCGCGATCGACCCCACCGTCAATCCGGACGCCGACCTGTCCGGCTTCACCCGCGCGGGCATCCGGCTGCTCGACGGTTCGGCGGCCGAGCTGGGCCGGCTGGAGGTCTCCGACGGCCGCCCGGGTGAGACGGCCCTGGTCCTCGGCTCCTTCCGCCGCCGCGCGGGCGGTGACTGGGACTTCGTGGCCGGCGGCAAGGGCTACCCGGGCGGCCTGGAGGCCCTCATCCGCGACTACGGCGTCGACGTCGCCTGA